One window from the genome of Faecalibacterium sp. HTF-F encodes:
- the rny gene encoding ribonuclease Y: MSTIIWIVILIVALAAGIGAGYFIGYNNRKKTAEAQIGSAEAEATRLVNEAIKTAEQKRKEAVLEAKDEAFKLKAEVDAQKAEADKEIKQRRAEISRQENRIDQKETALDRKTEALERKEEELKKRSAEAEERLAEIDALRAKEMERLETLAGLSQEDAREVLLHKVDEELTHEKAVRVAAYETDLKENCDNIARNLIGQAVSRCAADHCSETTVSVVPLPSDEMKGRIIGREGRNIRALETATGVDLIIDDTPEAITLSSFDQTRREVARMTLERLIGDGRIHPARIEETVEKCRHDLELQMKREGERAVMELGIHGLHPDLIKLIGRLKYRTSFGQNALTHSMEVAWVAGLLAGEMGVNVTMARRAGLLHDIGKALDHEIEGSHVQIGVDICRKYKENTQIIHAIEAHHGDVEPKTPLAFIIQAADAISAARPGARRENVESYVKRLENLEEISSSFEGVEQAFAVQAGREVRIMVKPDVISDDQVILLARSIAKKIEDTLDYPGQIKVNVIRESRAVEYAK, from the coding sequence ATGTCCACGATCATCTGGATCGTGATCTTGATCGTCGCGCTTGCTGCGGGCATCGGTGCAGGCTATTTTATTGGTTACAACAACCGTAAAAAGACCGCTGAAGCCCAGATCGGCAGCGCGGAAGCCGAGGCCACCCGTCTGGTGAACGAAGCGATCAAGACCGCAGAACAGAAGCGCAAGGAAGCGGTTCTGGAAGCAAAGGACGAGGCCTTCAAGCTGAAGGCCGAGGTGGATGCCCAGAAGGCAGAAGCCGATAAGGAGATCAAGCAGCGCCGTGCGGAGATCAGCCGTCAGGAGAACCGCATCGACCAGAAGGAGACCGCCCTTGACCGCAAGACCGAGGCGCTGGAACGCAAGGAAGAAGAGCTGAAAAAGCGTTCCGCTGAGGCCGAAGAGCGTCTGGCGGAGATCGACGCCCTGCGTGCCAAGGAGATGGAGCGGCTGGAAACGCTGGCCGGTCTGAGCCAGGAGGATGCCCGCGAAGTGCTGCTGCACAAGGTGGACGAGGAGCTGACCCATGAAAAGGCAGTGCGCGTTGCCGCCTATGAGACCGACCTGAAGGAGAACTGCGACAATATTGCACGCAATCTGATCGGTCAGGCCGTCAGCCGCTGCGCTGCCGACCACTGCAGCGAGACCACCGTCAGCGTGGTGCCGCTGCCCAGCGACGAAATGAAGGGCCGCATCATCGGCCGCGAGGGCCGCAACATCCGTGCGCTGGAAACGGCTACCGGTGTGGACCTGATCATCGACGATACCCCGGAGGCCATCACCCTGTCCTCCTTCGACCAGACCCGCCGCGAGGTCGCCCGCATGACGCTGGAACGACTGATCGGCGATGGCCGCATCCACCCCGCCCGCATCGAGGAGACGGTGGAAAAGTGCCGCCACGATCTGGAGCTGCAGATGAAGCGCGAGGGCGAGCGTGCCGTGATGGAGCTGGGCATCCATGGCCTGCACCCCGACCTCATCAAGCTGATCGGCCGACTGAAGTACCGCACCAGCTTTGGCCAGAACGCCCTGACCCACAGCATGGAGGTGGCATGGGTGGCCGGTCTGCTGGCAGGCGAAATGGGTGTGAACGTGACCATGGCACGCCGTGCCGGTCTGCTGCATGATATCGGCAAGGCACTGGACCACGAAATCGAGGGCAGCCATGTGCAGATCGGTGTGGATATCTGCCGCAAGTACAAGGAAAATACCCAGATCATCCATGCCATTGAGGCCCACCACGGCGACGTGGAGCCCAAGACCCCGCTGGCCTTCATCATTCAGGCTGCCGACGCCATCAGCGCTGCACGCCCGGGTGCCCGCCGCGAGAATGTGGAAAGCTACGTCAAGCGTCTGGAAAATCTGGAGGAGATCTCTTCCAGCTTTGAGGGCGTGGAGCAGGCTTTTGCCGTGCAGGCAGGCCGCGAAGTGCGCATCATGGTAAAGCCTGACGTCATCAGTGACGATCAGGTGATCCTGCTGGCACGCTCCATTGCCAAGAAGATCGAGGATACGCTGGATTACCCCGGCCAGATCAAGGTCAACGTCATCCGCGAGAGCCGCGCTGTGGAATACGCAAAATAA